In a single window of the Thiohalophilus sp. genome:
- the fabD gene encoding ACP S-malonyltransferase, with protein sequence MTLAFVFPGQGSQSQGMLKDLAEASPRVGETFALASEKLGYDLWQIVQDGPAEDLNRTDITQPAMLAAGVATWRVWQAQGGAMPALMAGHSLGEYSALVCAGSLNFSDAIALVAERGRLMQAAVPAGEGAMAAILGLDDDAVLQACEEAAEGEVLAPVNFNSPGQVVAAGNKSAVERLINVAKERGAKRALLLPVSVPSHCSLMQPAADKLASVLEQIEVKAPQVPVINNVDVATPDDPAAIRDALVRQLYNPVRWVETVQKMAADGVDRLIECGPGKVLVGLNKRIDKNMVAEAVFDSASIEAALQTGGE encoded by the coding sequence ATGACACTGGCGTTTGTTTTTCCCGGGCAGGGTTCACAGTCACAGGGCATGCTGAAGGATCTGGCGGAGGCGTCTCCGCGGGTCGGCGAGACGTTTGCGCTGGCGTCAGAGAAGCTCGGGTACGATCTGTGGCAGATCGTGCAGGACGGGCCGGCCGAGGATCTGAACCGGACCGATATCACCCAGCCGGCGATGCTGGCGGCGGGGGTGGCCACCTGGCGGGTCTGGCAGGCGCAGGGTGGGGCGATGCCGGCGCTGATGGCCGGCCACAGTCTGGGCGAATACAGCGCGCTGGTGTGTGCCGGCAGTCTGAATTTTTCCGACGCCATCGCGCTGGTTGCCGAGCGCGGTCGCCTGATGCAGGCCGCCGTGCCGGCCGGCGAAGGCGCCATGGCGGCGATTCTGGGACTCGATGATGATGCCGTGCTCCAGGCCTGCGAGGAGGCGGCCGAAGGTGAGGTGCTGGCGCCGGTCAACTTCAACTCGCCCGGCCAGGTGGTCGCGGCGGGGAATAAGAGCGCGGTCGAGCGCCTGATTAACGTGGCGAAAGAGCGCGGCGCCAAGCGCGCGCTGCTGCTGCCAGTCAGTGTGCCGTCCCACTGCAGCCTGATGCAGCCGGCGGCCGACAAGCTGGCCTCAGTGCTGGAGCAGATCGAGGTCAAGGCACCGCAGGTCCCCGTGATCAATAATGTGGATGTCGCCACGCCGGATGATCCGGCCGCGATTCGCGACGCCCTGGTGCGCCAGCTTTACAACCCGGTGCGCTGGGTGGAGACGGTCCAGAAAATGGCCGCCGACGGCGTGGACCGCCTGATCGAATGCGGCCCCGGCAAGGTGCTGGTGGGCCTGAACAAACGGATAGATAAAAATATGGTCGCTGAAGCTGTGTTTGATTCAGCTTCTATTGAAGCTGCGCTTCAAACAGGGGGAGAGTAG
- a CDS encoding beta-ketoacyl-ACP synthase III has product MIYSRITGTGSYLPEKILTNQDLEKMVETSDEWITDRTGIKERHIVEDETTCDLAEQASRRAIKAAALEPADIDMIIVATTTPDRVFPSTACLLQQRLDIHGCPAFDIQAVCTGFVYALSVADLYIKSGAVKNALVVGAETLSNIIDWTDRSTCVLFGDGAGAVVLSASSEPGVHSTHIHADGQYKELLTVPAGIAEHPQQFKDGSARIVMKGYEVFKVAVNTLGRIVDETLAANNMSKSMIDWLVPHQANIRIIAATARKLDMSMDNVVVTVGEHGNTSAASIPLAFDIAVRDGRIKRGELIMLEAFGGGFTWGSALLTF; this is encoded by the coding sequence TTGATCTATTCACGCATAACAGGGACCGGCAGTTACCTGCCCGAAAAGATTCTGACCAATCAGGATCTGGAAAAGATGGTGGAAACCTCCGACGAATGGATTACCGATCGTACCGGGATCAAGGAACGCCACATCGTGGAGGACGAGACTACCTGCGATCTCGCCGAACAGGCGTCACGGCGTGCTATTAAAGCCGCCGCCCTGGAGCCGGCCGACATCGATATGATCATCGTCGCCACTACCACGCCCGATCGGGTCTTTCCCAGCACCGCCTGCCTGTTGCAGCAACGACTGGATATTCACGGCTGCCCGGCATTCGATATCCAGGCGGTCTGCACCGGTTTCGTCTACGCCCTGAGCGTCGCCGATCTCTACATCAAATCCGGCGCGGTCAAAAATGCGCTGGTGGTCGGGGCCGAAACGCTTTCCAATATTATCGACTGGACCGATCGCAGTACCTGCGTGCTGTTCGGTGACGGTGCCGGCGCGGTAGTCCTCTCCGCCAGCAGCGAGCCGGGCGTGCATTCAACCCACATTCATGCCGACGGCCAGTACAAGGAGCTGTTGACCGTGCCCGCCGGGATCGCCGAACATCCGCAACAGTTCAAGGACGGCAGTGCCCGGATTGTGATGAAAGGCTACGAAGTCTTCAAGGTGGCGGTCAATACGCTGGGTCGTATCGTCGACGAAACCCTGGCGGCCAACAACATGAGCAAATCGATGATCGACTGGCTGGTACCGCATCAGGCCAATATTCGCATCATCGCCGCCACCGCGCGCAAACTGGATATGTCGATGGACAACGTCGTCGTCACCGTCGGCGAACACGGCAACACCTCGGCGGCTTCGATCCCGCTGGCCTTCGACATCGCCGTGCGCGACGGGCGGATCAAACGGGGCGAGCTGATCATGCTGGAAGCCTTCGGCGGCGGCTTCACCTGGGGCTCGGCGCTGCTGACGTTTTAA
- the plsX gene encoding phosphate acyltransferase PlsX, translated as MTNTSITIALDCMGGDFGPDVVVPAAFKALSRHPELNLILVGQETVIEQAIQAQKKTSDRLSVHHATQVVRMDELPSQALRGKKDSSMRVAINLVKEGAAQACVSAGNTGALMATARFVLKMLPGIDRPAICTTLPTIVGHTHVLDLGANVDSDAQTLLEFAVMGAALTSAANNQREPTIGLLNIGEEEIKGNERVKEAARLLSKSNLNYIGYVEGDGIFKGAADVIVCDGFVGNVMLKTTEGVAKMISFYIKQEFKRNPLTMLAGLIAMPVLKAFKKRIDPREYNGASLLGLQGIVIKSHGSADAYSFSTAISEAVLEVNKNVPARITRVLEGQLAERQVS; from the coding sequence ATGACCAATACATCAATCACAATTGCACTGGATTGCATGGGCGGCGATTTTGGCCCGGATGTCGTCGTGCCGGCGGCTTTTAAGGCGCTCTCCCGCCACCCGGAGCTGAATCTGATTCTGGTGGGCCAGGAAACGGTGATCGAACAGGCCATCCAGGCGCAAAAGAAGACCAGCGACCGCTTGTCGGTCCACCACGCAACCCAGGTCGTGAGGATGGACGAGTTGCCGTCCCAGGCCTTGCGTGGCAAGAAGGACTCTTCCATGCGCGTGGCCATCAACCTGGTCAAGGAGGGCGCCGCCCAGGCCTGCGTCAGCGCCGGCAACACCGGCGCCCTGATGGCCACCGCCCGCTTCGTGCTGAAGATGCTGCCCGGCATCGATCGTCCCGCCATCTGCACCACCTTGCCAACCATCGTAGGTCATACCCACGTACTGGATCTGGGCGCCAATGTGGATTCCGACGCCCAGACATTACTTGAGTTTGCGGTAATGGGCGCGGCGTTGACCAGCGCGGCCAACAACCAGCGTGAACCGACTATCGGTCTGTTGAACATCGGCGAAGAAGAGATCAAGGGCAATGAACGGGTCAAGGAAGCGGCGCGTCTGCTGAGCAAGAGCAATCTTAATTATATCGGTTATGTTGAAGGTGACGGCATCTTCAAGGGCGCGGCGGATGTGATTGTCTGTGACGGCTTTGTCGGCAATGTCATGCTCAAGACCACCGAAGGCGTGGCCAAAATGATCAGCTTTTACATAAAGCAGGAATTCAAGCGCAACCCGCTGACCATGTTAGCCGGCCTGATTGCCATGCCGGTACTCAAAGCGTTTAAAAAGCGTATCGATCCCCGCGAATACAACGGGGCCAGCTTGCTGGGGTTGCAGGGCATTGTGATTAAAAGTCACGGCAGCGCGGATGCCTATTCCTTTAGCACCGCGATTTCCGAAGCAGTGCTGGAAGTGAACAAGAACGTTCCGGCCCGGATTACCCGGGTACTGGAAGGCCAGTTGGCAGAGAGGCAGGTAAGTTGA
- the rpmF gene encoding 50S ribosomal protein L32, which translates to MAVQQNKKSPSRRGMRRSHDALGTAALSIEPTTGETHLRHHVSADGYYRGRKIIDKGDE; encoded by the coding sequence ATGGCTGTTCAACAGAACAAGAAATCCCCTTCCCGGCGCGGCATGCGTCGTTCGCACGATGCGCTGGGCACCGCCGCGCTGTCGATTGAACCGACGACAGGGGAAACCCACCTGCGTCACCATGTCAGCGCGGACGGCTACTACCGCGGCCGCAAGATCATCGACAAGGGCGACGAGTAA
- a CDS encoding YceD family protein, whose product MSNRQDRLPVQVDPYRLAEQGREYDGVLALRQMKRLSPLLATDEGEATVSLRFGVDEMGVHFLQGSIHANLQLPCQRCLEPMAWPVDTDLALGFVDSTAEADRLPGGYEPYIVESVPLVLVDMIEDELLLSLPQIPLHDLENCPAQEYVEPQDEQQDKAGQDNPFQVLADLKTPDKS is encoded by the coding sequence ATGTCAAATCGGCAAGATCGGCTGCCGGTGCAGGTTGACCCCTATCGCCTGGCTGAACAAGGTCGGGAATATGACGGGGTGTTAGCGCTGCGCCAGATGAAGCGCTTGTCGCCCTTGCTGGCGACGGACGAGGGCGAGGCGACGGTCAGTTTGCGGTTTGGCGTCGATGAGATGGGCGTGCATTTTCTGCAGGGTTCGATCCACGCCAATCTGCAGTTGCCATGTCAGCGTTGTCTCGAACCGATGGCATGGCCGGTCGATACCGACCTGGCGCTGGGGTTTGTGGACTCCACGGCCGAGGCGGATCGCCTGCCGGGCGGGTATGAACCCTATATAGTAGAATCGGTACCGCTGGTATTGGTCGACATGATCGAGGACGAACTGCTCCTGTCGCTGCCGCAGATACCGCTGCATGATTTGGAAAATTGTCCGGCTCAGGAATATGTCGAGCCCCAGGACGAACAACAGGATAAGGCTGGTCAGGATAATCCGTTTCAGGTCCTGGCCGATTTGAAAACACCGGATAAAAGTTAA